The proteins below come from a single Triticum aestivum cultivar Chinese Spring chromosome 5D, IWGSC CS RefSeq v2.1, whole genome shotgun sequence genomic window:
- the LOC123125891 gene encoding uncharacterized protein, whose product MARKRKGAGDNTEPRQRRPRVAPPETTAGPQAPAAGDFPGPSSLQGQFALLRGFDPLLGNPGRTATSQALARVSSATVNAQGFGGGLSRGGGLARTTMLRQSLRNAYPDAGSAPFGIHAASGQNQIANSGASSSQFAGGGGGGGSGSGFGGFSQFAGGIHAPTGYGFSGGVIGQPHGNSSGPSSAGLRCSDCNELTTGHLDSVPLCQACYSKRFTVNAGAHQGRIPDPAGRCIVCKNSTRMYWVASMPLCSDCHRKIFASNGPLQHLQPFLAGLRRGGVSQSTPPVGNLAGGILATASGGNQTGAAQPHGNSGGTRYVPSCVAARQGQQAPDLDLDLRLSQPSSKACIYNHRSDEVCSYCYRGSS is encoded by the exons ATGGCGAGAAAGCGGAAGGGCGCCGGCGACAATACTGAGCCACGGCAGCGGCGTCCGCGTGTAGCGCCGCCGGAGACTACAGCCGGCCCGCAGGCGCCTGCAGCAGGCGATTTTCCAGGCCCGTCTTCCCTGCAAGGGCAGTTCGCTCTGCTCAGGGGATTCGATCCTCTGCTGGGAAATCCAG GGCGGACGGCGACTTCGCAGGCGCTCGCACGGGTGTCGTCGGCTACCGTCAACGCCCAAGGCTTCGGTGGAG GTCTCAGTCGCGGCGGCGGGTTGGCACGGACGACGATGCTCCGGCAGTCGCTGCGCAATGCATATCCAG ACGCTGGGAGTGCGCCCTTCGGCATCCACGCGGCGAGCGGCCAGAACCAGATCGCCAACTCCGGTGCCTCTTCTTCCCAGTTCGCTGGAGGTGGGGGCGGGGGCGGGTCAGGGTCGGGGTTCGGGGGATTCTCTCAGTTTG CCGGTGGAATCCACGCGCCGACTGGCTATGGTTTCTCCGGCGGGGTAATAGGGCAGCCGCACGGCAACTCCAGCGGG CCTTCTTCCGCAGGTCTAAGGTGCTCTGATTGCAATGAGCTCACGACGGGGCATCTGGACTCGGTGCCCTTGTGCCAGGCTTGCTACAGCAAGCGCTTCACCGTCAACGCCGGTGCGCATCAGGGTCGCATTCCAGATCCAG CCGGGAGGTGCATTGTCTGCAAAAATTCCACAAGAATGTATTGGGTGGCCTCGATGCCCTTGTGCTCGGATTGCCACCGCAAGATCTTCGCCAGCAACGGGCCTCTACAGCATCTACAGCCATTTCTAGCAGGTCTCCGTCGCGGGGGTGTCTCTCAGTCGACGCCGCCGGTGGGCAATCTAG CCGGTGGCATCCTCGCGACGGCCAGCGGCGGGAACCAGACGGGAGCAGCGCAGCCGCACGGCAACTCGGGCGGG ACCCGATACGTCCCCAGCTGCGTCGCTGCGCGTCAGGGTCAGCAGGCCCCCGATCTCGACCTGGACCTCCGCCTCAGCCAGCCTTCTTCCAAGGCTTGCATCTACAACCACCGAAGCGACGAGGTGTGCAGTTATTGCTACCGCGGGAGCAGCTGA